Proteins from a genomic interval of Indicator indicator isolate 239-I01 chromosome 19, UM_Iind_1.1, whole genome shotgun sequence:
- the LOC128973427 gene encoding cytochrome b-c1 complex subunit Rieske, mitochondrial, translated as MLSVAARSGPFAPYLSAAAHVVPGPLKPLAPAVARRGEKVPLDLKRPLLCRESMSGRSARGDLVASASLSAPASVRFLHNDVTVPDFSAYRRQDVLDPTTSSQSSSEARKGFSYLVTATTCVAAAYAAKNVVTQFISSLSASADVLALSKIEIKLSDIPEGKNMAFKWRGKPLFVRHRTQAEINQEAEVDVSKLRDPQHDLDRVKKPEWVILIGVCTHLGCVPIANSGDFGGYYCPCHGSHYDASGRIRKGPAPYNLEVPTYQFIGDDVVIVG; from the exons ATGCTGTCCGTGGCCGCCCGCTCCGGGCCCTTCGCGCCCTACCTGTCAGCCGCGGCACACGTCGTGCCCGGCCCGCTGAAGCCGCTGGCGCCAGCGGTGGCACGTCGGGGTGAGAAGGTGCCGCTGGACCTGAAGCGGCCTCTGCTGTGCCGGGAATCGATGAGCGGCCGGTCGGCCCGGGGGGACCTTGTCGCCAGCGCCAGCCTCAGCG CACCTGCTAGTGTTCGTTTCCTCCATAATGATGTCACAGTACCTGACTTTTCTGCCTACCGTCGTCAAGATGTGCTAGATCCCACCACATCTTCTCAAAGCAGCAGTGAAGCTAGAAAAGGGTTTTCCTACCTGGTGACTGCAACAACATGTGTAGCAGCTGCATATGCTGCTAAGAATGTTGTCACACAGTTTATTTCCAGCCTGAGTGCCTCCGCTGATGTGCTAGCATTGTCAAAGATTGAGATCAAGTTGTCTGACATTCCAGAAGGCAAGAACATGGCTTTCAAGTGGAGAGGGAAGCCCCTTTTTGTGCGACACAGAACACAGGCAGAGATTAATCAGGAAGCTGAAGTTGATGTGTCTAAACTGAGGGATCCGCAGCATGACTTAGACAGAGTCAAGAAACCAGAATGGGTCATTCTCATAGGTGTCTGTACTCACCTTGGCTGTGTACCCATTGCAAACTCTGGAGATTTTGGCGGTTATTACTGCCCTTGCCATGGGTCCCATTATGATGCCTCTGGCAGAATCAGGAAAGGTCCTGCCCCCTATAACCTTGAGGTTCCAACTTACCAATTTATTGGTGATGATGTCGTGATTGTTGGCTGA